In Micromonospora purpureochromogenes, a single window of DNA contains:
- a CDS encoding dihydrofolate reductase family protein, with amino-acid sequence MRRVVVTNNVSLDGVMQAPGRPDEDTRDGFDRGGWAVPYTDPVLGEKMGRGMASTGALLLGRRTYQDFAGFWPHQTDNPFTPVLDRLTKYVASTTLTAPLPGANSVLLDGDAVAAVAELRRQDGPDIAVLGSGELVRSLAPHGLIDAYVLIIHPLVLGTGRRLFPDGGHPARLTLVESVTTTTGVVVATYEPA; translated from the coding sequence ATGAGACGCGTCGTCGTGACCAACAACGTCAGCCTGGACGGCGTGATGCAGGCGCCCGGACGCCCGGACGAGGACACCCGCGACGGCTTCGACCGGGGCGGCTGGGCGGTGCCGTACACGGACCCGGTGCTGGGCGAGAAGATGGGCCGGGGCATGGCGTCCACCGGCGCGCTGCTGCTCGGTCGCCGCACGTACCAGGACTTCGCCGGCTTCTGGCCGCACCAGACCGACAACCCGTTCACCCCGGTGCTCGACCGGCTCACCAAGTACGTCGCCTCCACCACCCTGACCGCGCCGCTGCCGGGGGCGAACTCGGTGCTGCTCGACGGGGACGCCGTCGCGGCGGTCGCCGAGCTGCGGCGGCAGGACGGCCCGGACATCGCCGTGCTCGGCAGCGGCGAGCTGGTGCGGTCGCTGGCCCCGCACGGGCTGATCGACGCGTACGTGCTGATCATCCACCCGCTGGTGCTCGGCACCGGGCGGCGGCTGTTCCCCGACGGCGGGCACCCGGCCCGGCTGACGCTGGTCGAGAGCGTCACCACCACGACGGGGGTGGTCGTGGCGACCTACGAGCCGGCCTGA
- the rnhA gene encoding ribonuclease HI, protein MVEAADGRVVEIWTDGACSGNPGPGGWGALLRYGSHERELCGGEATPTTNNRMELTAAIRALESLTRPVTVRLHTDSTYVRNGITGWLASWKRNGWLTAAKQPVKNADLWQRLEAACARHEVTWLWVKGHNGHPENERADALANKGMTEARAAAPLSAPAGARAGR, encoded by the coding sequence ATGGTGGAGGCGGCGGACGGCAGGGTCGTGGAGATCTGGACCGACGGGGCGTGCAGCGGCAACCCCGGCCCGGGCGGCTGGGGCGCGCTGCTGCGCTACGGCAGCCACGAGCGGGAGCTGTGCGGCGGCGAGGCGACGCCGACCACCAACAACCGGATGGAGCTGACCGCGGCCATCCGGGCGCTGGAGAGCCTGACCCGACCGGTCACCGTGCGGCTGCACACCGACAGCACCTACGTGCGCAACGGCATCACCGGGTGGCTGGCGTCGTGGAAGCGCAACGGCTGGCTGACGGCGGCCAAGCAGCCGGTCAAGAACGCCGATCTGTGGCAGCGGCTGGAGGCGGCCTGCGCCCGGCACGAGGTGACCTGGCTGTGGGTCAAGGGGCACAACGGCCACCCGGAGAACGAGCGGGCGGACGCGCTGGCCAACAAGGGGATGACCGAGGCGCGGGCGGCGGCGCCGCTCAGCGCTCCAGCAGGCGCTCGCGCAGGGCGGTGA
- a CDS encoding pentapeptide repeat-containing protein, with protein MSETPRGGTELRADCARCVGLCCVAPAFAASADFALDKPAGQPCPNLGADSRCGIHPQLRERGFPGCTVFDCFGAGQHVTQVTFGGRDWRDDPATASAMFATFAVVRPLHELLWYLTEALALTPAGTLHDELRAAVDETRGRTAGGADALRDVDVDAYRGRMNPLLVRASELARAGHDGVDRRGAALLGVDLRGADLVGANLRGACLIGTDLRGVRLRLADLTGADLRGADLRGADLSGALFLHQSQLDAARGDRRTVLPPALRHPPHWSGLGITPVGRPRPGGTHAAARPTARHKRDPRR; from the coding sequence GTGTCCGAAACACCCCGAGGCGGCACCGAGCTGCGCGCCGACTGCGCCCGTTGCGTCGGGTTGTGCTGCGTCGCCCCGGCCTTCGCCGCCTCGGCGGACTTCGCGCTGGACAAGCCCGCCGGCCAGCCCTGCCCGAACCTGGGCGCCGACTCGCGCTGCGGCATCCACCCGCAACTGCGCGAGCGGGGCTTCCCCGGCTGCACCGTGTTCGACTGCTTCGGCGCCGGCCAGCACGTCACCCAGGTGACCTTCGGCGGGCGGGACTGGCGGGACGACCCCGCGACGGCGTCGGCCATGTTCGCCACCTTCGCCGTGGTGCGCCCGCTGCACGAGCTGCTCTGGTATCTCACCGAGGCGCTGGCGCTGACCCCGGCGGGGACGCTGCACGACGAGCTACGGGCGGCCGTGGACGAGACCCGAGGCCGCACCGCCGGCGGCGCCGACGCGCTGCGCGACGTGGACGTCGACGCGTACCGGGGGCGGATGAACCCGCTGCTGGTGCGGGCCAGCGAGCTGGCCCGGGCCGGCCACGACGGCGTCGACCGGCGGGGCGCGGCGCTGCTCGGCGTCGACCTGCGCGGGGCGGACCTGGTGGGGGCGAACCTGCGCGGCGCGTGCCTGATCGGCACGGACCTGCGGGGTGTGCGGCTGCGGCTGGCCGACCTCACGGGCGCGGACCTGCGCGGCGCCGACCTGCGCGGCGCGGACCTGTCCGGCGCGTTGTTCCTGCACCAGTCGCAGCTCGACGCGGCCCGCGGCGACCGGCGCACCGTGCTGCCGCCCGCGCTGCGCCACCCGCCGCACTGGTCGGGGCTCGGCATCACCCCGGTCGGCCGTCCCCGCCCCGGCGGGACCCACGCCGCGGCCCGCCCGACCGCCCGGCACAAGCGCGATCCCCGCCGCTGA
- a CDS encoding SSI family serine proteinase inhibitor gives MPFARRAAATAAALAVAVLTAQAALLPQAAQAAPRSGPETPSVLLLDIDRPGTAEDRSAVLVCGPTGGTHPDAAAACRTLARVDGDLSALSADPGPCTFEYAPVTVHAWGFWQDRPVAWSKSYENRCLLLRGTGALFAF, from the coding sequence ATGCCCTTCGCCCGACGCGCCGCCGCCACGGCGGCCGCCCTCGCCGTCGCCGTGCTGACCGCCCAGGCGGCCCTGCTCCCCCAGGCCGCGCAGGCCGCACCCCGATCCGGCCCGGAGACCCCGTCGGTGCTGCTGCTCGACATCGACCGGCCGGGCACCGCCGAGGACCGCTCGGCCGTGCTGGTCTGCGGACCGACCGGCGGCACCCACCCCGACGCGGCCGCCGCCTGCCGCACTCTGGCCCGCGTCGACGGCGACCTGTCCGCGCTGTCGGCGGACCCGGGCCCCTGCACCTTCGAGTACGCGCCGGTCACGGTCCACGCCTGGGGGTTCTGGCAGGACCGGCCGGTGGCCTGGTCGAAGTCGTACGAGAACCGGTGCCTGCTGCTGCGCGGCACCGGCGCCCTGTTCGCCTTCTGA
- a CDS encoding SDR family oxidoreductase, giving the protein MPQRYENYPKVAIVTGADSGIGKACAVALAEAGFDIGITWHRDRAGAQRTAGEVGALGRRCEIAELDLTRLPEAATVVDELADRLDGIGVLVNNAGTGASAPFVDTGWEQWREVLAVDLDGPFLCSQRAARRMRAAGRGGRIINITSVHEHAPRVGSAAYCAAKGGLGLLTRVMAQELAADGITVNAVAPGEISTPMTGQEDVDPFTEDRPGVPVGRPGDAREVAAVVALLASPAAAYVTGASWPVDGGMLLMGPQAGSHLRSDDWRSV; this is encoded by the coding sequence ATGCCCCAGCGATACGAGAACTACCCGAAGGTCGCCATCGTCACCGGCGCGGACTCCGGCATCGGCAAGGCCTGCGCCGTCGCCCTCGCCGAGGCCGGCTTCGACATCGGCATCACCTGGCACCGCGACCGCGCGGGCGCGCAGCGCACCGCCGGAGAGGTCGGCGCCCTGGGCCGCCGCTGCGAGATCGCCGAGCTGGACCTGACCAGGCTGCCGGAGGCCGCCACCGTCGTGGACGAGCTGGCCGACCGGCTCGACGGGATCGGCGTGCTGGTGAACAACGCCGGCACCGGGGCGTCCGCCCCGTTCGTCGACACCGGCTGGGAGCAGTGGCGCGAGGTGCTCGCGGTGGACCTGGACGGCCCGTTCCTCTGCTCACAGCGGGCGGCCCGGCGGATGCGCGCCGCCGGGCGGGGCGGCCGGATCATCAACATCACCAGCGTGCACGAGCACGCGCCCCGGGTCGGGTCGGCCGCGTACTGCGCGGCGAAGGGCGGGCTGGGCCTGCTCACCCGCGTGATGGCGCAGGAGCTGGCCGCCGACGGGATCACCGTCAACGCCGTGGCCCCGGGCGAGATCTCCACCCCGATGACCGGCCAGGAGGACGTGGACCCGTTCACCGAGGACCGTCCGGGCGTACCGGTGGGCCGGCCCGGCGATGCGCGGGAGGTCGCCGCGGTGGTGGCGCTGCTCGCCTCCCCCGCCGCGGCGTACGTGACCGGCGCGTCCTGGCCGGTGGACGGCGGCATGCTGCTGATGGGCCCGCAGGCCGGCTCGCACCTGCGCTCGGACGACTGGCGCTCGGTCTGA
- a CDS encoding RtcB family protein: MDLVEESPYRFRIDRHDPMRVPGVVFASRALLPDAGADKSLEQVANVATLPGIVGASYAMPDVHWGYGFPIGGVAATAVEDGGVVSPGGVGFDISCGVRLLTADLDRAALRPRLEAVMDGLSESTPRGMGKGAVWHLTDRAELDAVLRGGSRYAVERGFGVQRDLDRCEDYGAVGDANPAQVSERAVERGARQVGSLGSGNHFLEVQAVEEVYDEAVAGAFGLRAGQVCVMIHSGSRGLGHQICTDYVREMEKVMPGHGIHVPDRQLACAPVSSHEGRAYLGAMAAAANYARANRQLLAHAARQVFARVTGCDLDLVYDISHNLAKIETHEVDGKPRPLCVHRKGATRALPPGHPELPDDLRPAGQPVLIPGSMGTGSYVLTGVAGSPAWASTCHGAGRMQSRKQATKAVRGHDPRRELEAQDIAVRGASRRGLAEEMPAAYKDVTAVVAAAEGAGLCRKVARLVPIGVVKG; encoded by the coding sequence ATGGACCTGGTCGAGGAGTCGCCGTACCGGTTCCGCATCGACCGGCACGATCCGATGCGGGTGCCGGGAGTGGTGTTCGCGTCCCGGGCTCTGCTCCCGGACGCCGGGGCGGACAAGTCGCTGGAGCAGGTGGCGAACGTGGCCACCCTGCCCGGCATCGTCGGCGCCTCTTACGCCATGCCGGACGTGCACTGGGGCTACGGCTTCCCGATCGGCGGGGTCGCCGCCACCGCCGTCGAGGACGGGGGAGTGGTCTCGCCCGGAGGGGTCGGCTTCGACATCTCCTGCGGGGTACGGCTGCTCACCGCCGACCTGGACCGGGCCGCGCTGCGCCCGCGGCTGGAGGCCGTGATGGACGGCCTGAGCGAGTCCACCCCGCGCGGCATGGGCAAGGGCGCCGTGTGGCACCTGACCGACCGGGCCGAGCTCGACGCCGTGCTCCGCGGCGGCTCCCGGTACGCCGTCGAGCGCGGCTTCGGCGTCCAACGGGACCTGGACCGCTGCGAGGACTACGGCGCGGTGGGCGACGCGAACCCGGCCCAGGTGAGCGAGCGGGCGGTGGAGCGCGGCGCCCGCCAGGTGGGCAGCCTCGGCTCCGGCAACCACTTCCTCGAGGTGCAGGCGGTGGAGGAGGTCTACGACGAGGCCGTGGCGGGGGCCTTCGGGCTGCGCGCCGGCCAGGTCTGCGTCATGATCCACTCCGGCTCGCGCGGGCTGGGCCACCAGATCTGCACGGACTACGTCCGGGAGATGGAGAAGGTGATGCCCGGGCACGGCATCCACGTGCCCGACCGGCAGCTGGCCTGCGCGCCGGTCTCGTCCCACGAGGGCCGGGCCTACCTGGGGGCGATGGCCGCCGCGGCCAACTACGCCCGGGCCAACCGGCAGCTGCTCGCCCACGCCGCCCGGCAGGTCTTCGCCCGGGTCACCGGCTGCGACCTCGACCTGGTGTACGACATCTCGCACAACCTCGCCAAGATCGAGACGCACGAGGTGGACGGGAAGCCCCGCCCGCTCTGCGTGCACCGCAAGGGCGCCACCCGGGCCCTCCCGCCGGGACACCCCGAGCTGCCCGACGACCTGCGCCCGGCCGGGCAGCCGGTCCTCATCCCCGGCTCGATGGGCACCGGCTCGTACGTGCTCACCGGCGTGGCCGGCTCGCCGGCTTGGGCGTCAACCTGCCACGGCGCTGGCCGGATGCAGAGCCGCAAGCAGGCCACCAAGGCGGTCCGCGGGCACGACCCGCGCCGGGAGCTGGAGGCGCAGGACATCGCGGTGCGGGGCGCCAGCCGGCGCGGGCTGGCCGAGGAGATGCCGGCCGCCTACAAGGACGTCACCGCCGTGGTGGCGGCGGCCGAGGGGGCCGGCCTGTGCCGGAAGGTGGCCCGGCTGGTGCCGATCGGCGTGGTGAAGGGCTGA
- a CDS encoding archease: MIGGMDRGHRAVPHTADVRIEAWAPDREGCLAEAVAALVQTFVDTTGAHPDGETTVELPADRDEDLLVGILDEVIFRLETEGTVPLATEVRPSADGLRVRWHTVGTDAVELVGAVPKAVSLHELRFAGTDSGWQCAVTVDV, encoded by the coding sequence ATGATCGGGGGCATGGACCGAGGGCACCGCGCCGTCCCGCACACCGCCGACGTGCGGATCGAGGCGTGGGCGCCGGACCGGGAAGGCTGCCTGGCCGAGGCGGTCGCCGCGCTGGTGCAGACCTTCGTCGACACCACCGGCGCCCACCCGGACGGCGAGACGACGGTCGAGCTGCCGGCCGACCGGGACGAGGACCTGCTGGTGGGGATCCTCGACGAGGTGATCTTCCGGTTGGAGACCGAGGGCACGGTGCCGCTGGCCACCGAGGTGCGGCCGAGCGCCGACGGCCTGCGAGTGCGATGGCACACCGTCGGCACCGACGCGGTGGAGCTGGTCGGCGCGGTGCCGAAGGCGGTCTCGCTGCACGAGCTGCGGTTCGCCGGCACCGACTCCGGCTGGCAGTGCGCGGTGACCGTGGACGTCTGA
- a CDS encoding esterase/lipase family protein, with amino-acid sequence MRTYISRWLFAVGVAVATVAVAPTPAQAAAYTASSNPILFVHGWNSSASTWNTMISRFQADGWPSSRLRAFSYNTSQSNATTAQQVGQEVDKLLASTGATKVDIVTHSMGGLSSRYYLKNLDGGGKVDRWVSLGGPNHGTSSANACYSTACLEMRIGSTFLANLNSADETPGVPTYGTWRSNCDGVINPVDSTVLSGASNTLAGCVAHTSLQSDATIYGQVRDFVNR; translated from the coding sequence ATGAGGACGTACATCAGCAGGTGGCTGTTCGCGGTCGGCGTGGCGGTCGCCACCGTCGCCGTCGCACCCACCCCCGCACAGGCCGCCGCCTACACCGCGTCGAGCAATCCGATCCTGTTCGTGCACGGCTGGAACAGCAGTGCCAGCACCTGGAACACCATGATCAGCCGGTTCCAGGCCGACGGCTGGCCGTCGAGCCGGCTGCGCGCCTTCTCCTACAACACCAGCCAGTCCAACGCCACCACCGCGCAGCAGGTCGGCCAGGAGGTCGACAAGCTGCTCGCCAGCACCGGCGCGACGAAGGTGGACATCGTCACCCACTCGATGGGCGGGCTCTCCTCCCGCTACTACCTGAAGAACCTCGACGGCGGGGGCAAGGTGGACCGCTGGGTCTCCCTCGGCGGCCCCAACCACGGCACCAGCTCCGCCAACGCCTGCTACAGCACCGCCTGCCTGGAGATGCGGATCGGCTCGACGTTCCTGGCCAACCTCAACTCGGCCGACGAGACCCCCGGCGTCCCGACGTACGGCACCTGGCGGTCGAACTGCGACGGCGTGATCAACCCCGTGGACAGCACGGTGCTCTCCGGGGCGAGCAACACGCTGGCGGGCTGCGTGGCCCACACCAGCCTGCAGAGCGACGCCACCATCTACGGCCAGGTGCGCGACTTCGTCAACCGATGA
- a CDS encoding MBL fold metallo-hydrolase — protein MLITKYTHACVRLERDGRVLVVDPGTWSEPAALVGADAVLVTHEHTDHIDVLPLAGLGVPVFVPEGAELPALPTLPVQRVRAGQRFTAAGFAVTAVGGRHATIHDGQPDCANLGYVVDDEVYHPGDALHLPGQPVRTLLVPAQASWLKLTEAIGFARAVGAARTHPIHDAQVNERGMASVNGWFAETLGDGYRYLAPGETA, from the coding sequence ATGCTGATCACGAAGTACACCCACGCCTGCGTGCGGCTGGAACGCGACGGTCGCGTGCTCGTCGTCGACCCCGGCACCTGGAGCGAGCCCGCTGCTCTCGTGGGCGCGGACGCGGTCCTGGTCACCCACGAACACACCGACCACATCGACGTGCTGCCGCTGGCCGGCCTCGGCGTACCGGTCTTCGTGCCCGAGGGCGCCGAGCTGCCCGCCCTGCCCACGCTGCCGGTCCAGCGGGTACGGGCCGGGCAGCGGTTCACCGCCGCCGGCTTCGCGGTCACCGCGGTGGGTGGCCGGCACGCCACCATCCACGACGGCCAGCCCGACTGCGCCAACCTCGGGTACGTCGTGGACGACGAGGTCTACCACCCGGGTGACGCCCTGCACCTGCCCGGGCAGCCGGTGCGGACGCTGCTGGTGCCGGCCCAGGCGTCCTGGCTGAAGCTGACCGAGGCGATCGGGTTCGCCCGTGCGGTCGGTGCGGCGCGCACCCACCCGATCCACGACGCTCAGGTCAACGAGCGGGGCATGGCCAGCGTGAACGGCTGGTTCGCCGAGACGCTCGGCGACGGCTACCGCTACCTCGCGCCCGGCGAGACGGCCTGA
- a CDS encoding helix-turn-helix transcriptional regulator, giving the protein MRASRLLSVLLLLQTHGRMTAAALAERLEVSTRTIYRDVESLHAAGIPLYGEAGHAGGYRLLDGYRTRLTGLTTEEAERLFLAGLPGPAAELGYGAVVAALQLKLDAALPAALRDRAEALRQRFHLDTPSWYSDGDASPYLASTADAVWRQHRLRVRYRSWRGERTTVLAPYGLVLKGGRWYVVADGGNGPASYRVNQILDLTALPETFERPAGFDLPTWWRTHVMEFRARLHRDEALIRLSPAGRERLRDIGSAVVVARAEAGAGAPDADGWVTTVVPIESLTHAHGDLLRLGAQVEVLAPTELRDLLAETAAGLAALYRTATAPSSGPCSPEVASTPGQRPRP; this is encoded by the coding sequence ATGCGCGCCAGTCGCCTGCTCTCGGTCCTGCTCCTGCTCCAGACGCACGGCCGGATGACCGCCGCGGCACTCGCCGAACGGTTGGAGGTCTCCACCCGCACCATCTACCGGGACGTCGAGTCGCTGCACGCCGCCGGCATTCCGCTCTACGGCGAGGCCGGGCACGCCGGCGGTTACCGACTGCTCGACGGCTACCGCACCCGGCTGACCGGGCTGACCACCGAGGAGGCCGAGCGGCTCTTCCTCGCCGGGCTGCCCGGCCCGGCCGCCGAACTCGGCTACGGCGCCGTGGTCGCCGCGCTGCAACTGAAGCTGGACGCCGCGCTGCCGGCGGCGCTGCGGGACCGGGCCGAGGCGCTCCGCCAGCGATTCCACCTGGACACCCCGAGCTGGTACTCCGACGGCGACGCCTCGCCGTACCTGGCGTCCACGGCGGACGCGGTTTGGCGGCAGCACCGGCTGCGCGTGCGCTATCGCAGCTGGCGCGGCGAGCGGACGACGGTGCTGGCGCCGTACGGGCTGGTGCTCAAGGGCGGTCGGTGGTACGTGGTCGCCGACGGGGGAAACGGTCCAGCCAGCTACCGGGTCAACCAGATCCTCGACCTGACCGCCCTGCCGGAGACCTTCGAGCGGCCGGCCGGCTTCGACCTGCCGACCTGGTGGCGGACCCACGTCATGGAGTTCCGTGCCCGCCTGCACCGCGACGAGGCGTTGATCCGGCTCTCCCCCGCCGGCCGGGAGCGACTCCGGGACATCGGCAGTGCGGTGGTGGTCGCGAGGGCCGAGGCGGGCGCGGGCGCCCCCGACGCCGACGGATGGGTCACCACCGTGGTGCCGATCGAGTCGCTGACCCACGCCCACGGCGACCTGCTGCGGCTCGGCGCCCAGGTGGAGGTCCTCGCCCCGACCGAGCTGCGCGACCTGCTGGCGGAGACGGCGGCCGGGCTCGCCGCCCTCTACCGGACCGCGACCGCCCCGTCATCGGGGCCCTGCTCGCCGGAAGTGGCCTCGACGCCGGGCCAGCGACCACGTCCCTGA
- a CDS encoding TetR/AcrR family transcriptional regulator, with protein MTTVRTSTGAAAGRGRRAGRSAGDDRELAILATAERLLEQRAFGEISIDDLARGAGISRPTFYFYFPSKDAVLLTLLDRVTEEADTAAGDVLVHLAEDPRARWRELISRFHATFGGHRAVVLACAEVRGTNAEVRRLWARVLERWVQAVEAAIEAERRRGAAPPGLPARDLAIALNSMNERVWYATFAGDGPAVAERDVVDVLLDVWLTGIYRTTDPR; from the coding sequence ATGACGACCGTCCGTACCTCCACCGGCGCCGCAGCGGGGCGCGGACGGCGGGCCGGCCGGTCCGCGGGCGACGATCGCGAGCTGGCCATCCTGGCCACCGCCGAGCGGCTGCTGGAGCAGCGCGCGTTCGGCGAGATCTCCATCGACGACCTGGCCCGGGGCGCGGGCATCTCCCGGCCGACGTTCTACTTCTACTTCCCCTCCAAGGACGCGGTGCTGCTGACCCTGCTGGACCGGGTCACCGAGGAGGCCGACACCGCCGCCGGGGACGTGCTGGTCCACCTCGCCGAGGACCCCCGGGCCCGGTGGCGGGAGCTGATCAGCCGGTTCCACGCCACCTTCGGCGGCCACCGGGCCGTGGTGCTGGCCTGTGCCGAGGTGCGCGGCACCAACGCCGAGGTGCGCCGGCTCTGGGCCCGGGTGCTGGAGCGCTGGGTGCAGGCGGTGGAGGCCGCCATCGAGGCGGAACGCCGCCGCGGCGCCGCCCCACCGGGCCTGCCCGCACGGGACCTGGCGATCGCGCTGAACTCGATGAACGAGCGGGTCTGGTACGCGACCTTCGCCGGCGACGGGCCGGCCGTGGCCGAGCGGGACGTGGTGGACGTGCTGCTCGACGTCTGGCTGACGGGCATCTACCGCACCACCGATCCGCGCTGA
- a CDS encoding flavin-containing monooxygenase, translating into MASDHVDVLIVGAGLSGVGAACHLRRNCPDKTYAVLEARDAIGGTWDLFRYPGIRSDSDMFTLGYSFKPWTDPKAIADGDAIRRYVRETAREYGVDEHIRFRHRVLRAEWDSATARWTVHAHRDDTGEDVVLTCAFLFACSGYYRYDAGYTPEFPGAERFTGELVHPQHWPEDLDHTGKRVVVIGSGATAVTLVPAMAERAAHVTMLQRSPTYVISLPSRDVVADALRRWLPAKTAYPVVRWKNVLLGTVNFQLSRRAPKLVRSLLLRAAKGRLPAGYDVDRHFSPRYDPWDQRLCVVPDGDLFHAVRAGRASVVTDTVDTFTEGGVRLGSGEELPADIVVTATGLNLLALGGMTLAVDGVDVDLAQTVAYKGMMLSDVPNFAMTIGYTNASWTLKADLVATYVCRLLRHLDATGQQVVTPVAPGSGELVPLIDLKSGYVLRSVDALPKQGARAPWRLHQNYARDVLLMKRGRLVDEGIRFSLATPAAAGARTADAPVA; encoded by the coding sequence ATGGCCTCCGACCACGTCGACGTGCTCATCGTCGGAGCCGGCCTGTCCGGCGTCGGCGCGGCCTGCCATCTGCGGCGCAACTGTCCGGACAAGACATACGCGGTGCTCGAGGCCCGCGACGCGATCGGCGGCACCTGGGACCTGTTCCGCTACCCGGGCATCCGCTCCGATTCGGACATGTTCACCCTCGGCTACTCCTTCAAGCCGTGGACCGACCCGAAGGCCATCGCCGACGGCGACGCCATCCGCCGCTACGTGCGCGAGACCGCCCGCGAGTACGGCGTCGACGAGCACATCCGCTTCCGCCACCGGGTCCTGCGCGCCGAGTGGGACAGCGCCACCGCCCGGTGGACCGTCCACGCGCACCGCGACGACACCGGCGAGGACGTCGTCCTCACCTGCGCCTTCCTCTTCGCCTGCTCCGGCTACTACCGCTACGACGCCGGCTACACGCCCGAGTTCCCCGGGGCGGAGCGGTTCACCGGGGAGCTGGTGCACCCGCAGCACTGGCCCGAGGACCTCGACCACACCGGCAAGCGGGTGGTGGTGATCGGCAGCGGCGCCACGGCGGTGACCCTGGTCCCCGCGATGGCCGAACGCGCCGCCCACGTCACCATGCTCCAGCGCTCACCCACGTACGTCATCTCGCTGCCGTCGCGCGACGTGGTCGCCGACGCGCTGCGGCGCTGGCTGCCGGCGAAGACCGCGTACCCGGTGGTGCGCTGGAAGAACGTGCTGCTCGGCACGGTCAACTTCCAACTCAGCCGGCGCGCTCCCAAGCTGGTCAGGTCGTTGCTGCTGCGGGCCGCCAAGGGGCGCCTGCCGGCCGGTTACGACGTCGACCGGCACTTCTCGCCCCGCTACGACCCCTGGGACCAGCGGCTCTGCGTGGTTCCCGACGGTGACCTGTTCCACGCGGTACGGGCCGGTCGGGCGTCCGTGGTCACCGACACCGTGGACACCTTCACCGAGGGCGGCGTCCGGCTCGGCTCCGGCGAGGAGCTGCCCGCCGACATCGTCGTCACCGCCACCGGGCTGAACCTGCTCGCCCTCGGCGGGATGACCCTCGCCGTGGACGGCGTCGACGTCGACCTCGCGCAGACCGTCGCGTACAAGGGGATGATGCTCTCCGACGTGCCGAACTTCGCGATGACGATCGGCTACACCAACGCCTCCTGGACCCTGAAGGCCGACCTGGTCGCCACCTACGTCTGCCGGCTGCTGCGCCACCTCGACGCCACCGGTCAGCAGGTCGTCACCCCGGTCGCGCCGGGCTCCGGCGAGCTGGTGCCGCTGATCGACCTGAAGTCCGGGTACGTGCTGCGCAGCGTCGACGCGCTGCCGAAGCAGGGTGCCCGAGCCCCCTGGCGGCTGCACCAGAACTACGCCCGCGACGTGCTGCTGATGAAGCGCGGGCGGCTGGTCGACGAGGGCATCCGGTTCTCCCTCGCCACGCCGGCCGCCGCCGGCGCCCGTACCGCCGACGCCCCGGTCGCCTGA